The Nitrospira sp. sequence TAAAGTTTCCAACCCCGTTCTTCGTTCTCCAACGCTCCAGCCAAGGTGGTTTCGGTCATCACACCGAAACTCATCACTACTACCAGCGCCACCAAGAAACAAGTCTGGGTTATTCGAATCTTCATACGCCGAAATGAATGTTGGCCATCGTGTGTGTTATCGCGCGGGTCTCGCACAGCGAAACCCGATAGTGGATGCCCGTTGTTGCGGTGCTGCTCCGCTTCGCGTGGCGGTACGGAGCAACACCGGCGCGCTCTTCCACGATCCACCCCGCACCACTTTATAGCGGCCCTGACCAACTCCGCGCGGATTGCGGTCGGGCATAGTCGCATAATAATCGATCCCAAACCAATCTTGGACCCACTCGGCGGCATTCCCGGCCATATGGTGCAGGCCATAGGGACTGCGGCCCTCCTCGCCGCTGTCAACTGCAGCCACGATCGGAATTTCGTGGACATGGTACTGTCCGAACATGGCCACCCCCGGTGCAGGAGGCTGTTGCCCCCATGGAAACAGGTTGCCGTGATCACCCCGTGCCGCCTTTTCCCACTCGGCTTCGGTCGGAAGGCGCTTGTCTCGTGCGCGACAGAAATCCGAGGCCTCGGCCCATGTGACGTAGAGGGCCGGCCAACGGGTTAACGTCGCCGGCGATACGGCATGCACCGTCGTCATGTGATCGATCAGCTTGCGTATTTCTTCAGGAATAGGACGTTGCTGTTGTTGCAACCACAACAGGAATTCTCCGAGGCTGACCTCATCTCGGTCGATATCAAACCGATCAAGCCACACTCGGCGCTGTGGCTGTTCGGTGTCATCGTAAGGGAACTCGAGACTGAAAGATGTCTGGGCGGTCCTGGCGGTTCCGATGAGAAACAAGCCCTCGGCCACCGTCATCATGGGAGAACCGTGGGCGAGCGCGGCGATACGGCCGGATGACGACTCTTCTGTTGCGTCTCCGATCGCCGGCTTCGCCAAGAGTCCCACGAGCGTCGCAATGACGAGAAGCCCGAGAACGGCTCGATGACGGATCATGTCTTCCTCTACCGATAACATCGGCTAGGAGTCAATGGTCGTCGTGAAAATGCCCCATCGATCGTCTTTCGAGAGAGCAGATGGCGACGTGGTTTCGAGTGACACGGGACACATGACGATTTTTCCTACCGGATCGATTATTATGCGGCGATATGTATTCAACCTTGGTGGTGCTGCACATCCTCGCCGCCGTCAGCTGGGTTGGGGGGATGATTTTCCTGTCCCTCGTTCTGGCGCCCTTGGTCCGGGGCCGCAAGGCGGCGCCGGAATTCATGGCCCTGTTCCGATCCGCCGCGCTTCGATTTCGCCCTGTCGTCTGGATCGCGATCGCGGTCCTCTTGGCCACCGGCCCGATGTTATTGTCCCAACGCGGCATCCATGTCATGGAGCCCGCCTCATGGACTGGTATTGTGACGGTGAAGCTGACTCTGGTAGGCCTTCTGTTATTTTTGACCATGCTGCACGATCTCGTACTTGGTCCCAATGTCAGTCGGGTCAGCGCGATTCCAGAACCTCAACGAACGACAGGGGAGCAGATCGTGTTCAAGACCGCGCGCTGGATTCCCCGCCTTTCATTGTTCATCGCGCTGGCTGTGGTCATCGCGGCGACGGTACTGGCGCGAGGATAACATGCTCCGCTCATGACCTACCTGAAGGCTCTCCGCTGCCGTGGGTGCATCACAGGTCATGGACGAATCAGCTGAGCGATACATCCGGCGACGTGTGAAGGCGGCGCTCGCTCTCGTTGTGTGGTGTTCTTTCGGTCAGATGTCCTATGCCGAAGGAGACGAGACGCTCCAGGCACGCGAAGTCGTCGTGGCCGCGACCAGAATTCCCATGGCTCCGTCGCGCATTTCAGCTGCGGCGACCATTTTGACGCAAGAAGACATCCGCCGCACGCCCTTTCAGAGCGGCACACAGATCGATGACCTGTTGCGCTATGTGCCTGCAGTCCAGCCGAGTCTCCTTGGCAGTCGATACAACCATCCTACTGCCCAATTCGTCAGCATCCGAGGCTTGGGAACCCGACGCGCCCTCGTGCTGCTGGACGGTGTGCCGTTGAACGATGGCTTTGGAGGGTGGATCAATTGGGGGCTTGTGCCTGACCGAGTCGAACGGGTCGAAATCATTCCCGGCGGCGGATCGAACCTCTACGGCACCTGGGCGATGGGTGGAGTCATCAATATCATTTCCGAATCCGGTCGTCCCAAGACCGGCGCAAACGGTGAACTGAGTGGAGGGTCGCTTGGGACAAACATCCAATCCGTCAGAGCTCAATATGGGAATGACCGAACGGGGATGATCATCAGCTATCGCCGTTTTGATACAACGGGATTTCTCACAGTCCCGTCCTATCAACGAGGGCCTGTGGATCTACCCGTCGGGTCGGAGCATCATCAGTTCACCGGCCGAGTCTCCCATGAGCTGACCGCTCACACGACCGCCACGATCTCGGGCACCTATTATAGGGAAGACCGTTCCTTTGGAACTCCGTTCAGTCAGGGCGACCGCACGATCGGCACAGTTTCATTCGGCTTGAAGGGAGATCAGGGCAGGTGGGGAGTGTGGGAAGCGAAAACCTTTGCTCAATGGCAAACGTTCAATAATCAGAGCGCTGTCGTGCTTCCCTCACCCTTCGTCCGCCTGTCCGATCAACCGGACCGGCTACAGACAATTCCTTCGAACGATATCGGCGGCATGGCGCAATGGAGCGCGCCACTTCTCTCGTTCTTCCGGATCGTGATGGGCGGTGACGCGCGTGCGATCATCGCACAATCCCAAGAAGTGCTTGTCGCTTCTCAGGCGCCGTTCATGACGCGCGGCAAACAGCTGGGGATGGGAACGTTCGGTGAATTGATCTTCGAGCCGCTCGATGCGTTGGTACTCACGGCCGGTGCGCGCTGGGATTGGTGGAAGAACTTCGGCGGGTCGCGTACGGCAGGATCAGGACCGATCAGCGCGACGCAGGACAATACCGCGAGCATCATCAATCCAAAGTTCAGCGTGCTGTACCGGATCAACGACCGTGTACGCGTCGGGGGATCGGTCTACCAGGCGTTTCGCGCGCCGACTTTGAACGAATTGTACCGAGACTTCAGTTCGTCAGGGTTTACGTTTCTGAGCAACGACCGTCTGGAGCCGGAACGGCTCACCGGCGGTGATATGAAGGTCGAAGCGGAGCTACTGCCGGATGGCCTGCTCGGATTCCGCGCCACCGGCCATTACGATGTGATCAAGGACCAGATCCTCTTCGTCACTCAAGGACCGGCGTCCGCGATGAGACAGAATATCGGAGAAGGTCGATCGGTCGGCACCGATGTCGAATTACGGAGCCGGCTGGACGACCGGCTTTATCTGACCGTCGGATATTCATTCGTGGATTCGGTGATGACGAGTTTCCCGGGGAACCCGTCCCACGAGGGCCTGCGCATTCCGAACGTCTCTCGACACCAGGTGACGGCCGCGCTCACGGTCGGCCAACCGAGCGTTGTGCAGTTCACGCTTCAGGCCCGATACCTGTCCCGGCAGTTCGCGGACGATCTGAACCGGCAACCCATCGCGGATTTCATCGTTCTCGATGCGTCACTGCGGAAACGAATCGCCTCATGGGCAGAACTGTTCATTCATGGCGAGAATCTCACCGACAGGCACTACATCGCCACGCAAACGGGAGGGCTCAAAACACTCGGACAGCCGCTCCTCGTCCTTGGTGGACTCCGGATTGATCTTTAGCCGGGATAGTGAAGGAGATCCGCCGGGGTTCCATAGCAATCAACACACTTATCGAACCACCCCAAAGCTAGGAGTTCTTGGCGCAACGGAACCCATAGCCGAACTGCCGACTGGATGGTTCGGCATTGAAGCGAAAGGAGGAACGCAGAAATTCCTGGATATACAGCCAATTACCGCCCCGCACGACTTTCGATTTACCTGTCGTCGGTCCTTGAGGATTCTTGGCCGGGCTCTTCTTGTAATAGTCATGGTCATACCAGTCGTTGACCCATTCCCAAGCATTACCGGCCATGTCGTAGATGCCGTAGGGGCTCTTGCCCATCTCGAACATCCCCACCGGAACCAACGCCATATGGTTTGCCCATTCCTTTTTGCCGAAATTCGCGTGGAGCCTGGTGGGGGCCTCGTTGCCCCAGGGATAAAGGCGGCCATCCGTCCCTCGCGCCGCCTTTTCCCACTCCGCCTCGGTGGGTAGGCGCTTACCGGCCCATTTGCAATACGTGGCGGCATCAGACCAACTGACATTGACGACGGGGCGCTTTTGATGTTGGGGTTGGTTCATGATATCCCATTCCGGCGGCGCCTCAAGGTCCGTCGCAACCAGATACTTGGCATACTGCCCAACCGTCACGTGGTACTTATCCATATAGAAGGCATTGAGGTAGACGCGATGCACCGGCCTTTCATCGGGGCTCATGGTGCTCCCCATGGTGAACTCTCCAGCCGGCACCAGCGCCATCGGCTGGTCGTCTGATTTGAGACTATCCAACACGGTGGTCGAGCGTCGACCAGGGAGTTGTGCTTCCAATTGTTGATAGGCAGTCAGTTGCTCACGGTTGAGCCCTAGCTCATTGGCACCGTCCAGGGCTTCCTCCGCCTTCTTGATTTGCTCGGGCTGAGCCTGCCCAGCCGCAATCAGACCTTTCGCTTCCTCCAACAACCGCCAGGCCGTCACTTCCTCCAGCGATCGCCACACCTCCATTTTGCGCAACCGTACTTCCTTCGTCCCGGCTGTCCTGGATTTCGCATCCAAATGCAACGCGGTTTCGTAATGTTCTTCGGCGCAGGCCCAGGCAGCTAATCCCCGACAGGCCTCAGCCAAGTTAAAATGCGCCTGCACATTCGAGGAGTTGTTCGCGATGCCGACCTCCAGCGCCGCGCGCGCTTCCGCATACTGCTTCTTCTTCAGCAGCGTCTCCCCTTTGGCAAAATCCTGTTCGCCTGTCTCGGTTG is a genomic window containing:
- a CDS encoding TonB-dependent receptor, with translation MGASQVMDESAERYIRRRVKAALALVVWCSFGQMSYAEGDETLQAREVVVAATRIPMAPSRISAAATILTQEDIRRTPFQSGTQIDDLLRYVPAVQPSLLGSRYNHPTAQFVSIRGLGTRRALVLLDGVPLNDGFGGWINWGLVPDRVERVEIIPGGGSNLYGTWAMGGVINIISESGRPKTGANGELSGGSLGTNIQSVRAQYGNDRTGMIISYRRFDTTGFLTVPSYQRGPVDLPVGSEHHQFTGRVSHELTAHTTATISGTYYREDRSFGTPFSQGDRTIGTVSFGLKGDQGRWGVWEAKTFAQWQTFNNQSAVVLPSPFVRLSDQPDRLQTIPSNDIGGMAQWSAPLLSFFRIVMGGDARAIIAQSQEVLVASQAPFMTRGKQLGMGTFGELIFEPLDALVLTAGARWDWWKNFGGSRTAGSGPISATQDNTASIINPKFSVLYRINDRVRVGGSVYQAFRAPTLNELYRDFSSSGFTFLSNDRLEPERLTGGDMKVEAELLPDGLLGFRATGHYDVIKDQILFVTQGPASAMRQNIGEGRSVGTDVELRSRLDDRLYLTVGYSFVDSVMTSFPGNPSHEGLRIPNVSRHQVTAALTVGQPSVVQFTLQARYLSRQFADDLNRQPIADFIVLDASLRKRIASWAELFIHGENLTDRHYIATQTGGLKTLGQPLLVLGGLRIDL
- a CDS encoding CopD family protein, which produces MYSTLVVLHILAAVSWVGGMIFLSLVLAPLVRGRKAAPEFMALFRSAALRFRPVVWIAIAVLLATGPMLLSQRGIHVMEPASWTGIVTVKLTLVGLLLFLTMLHDLVLGPNVSRVSAIPEPQRTTGEQIVFKTARWIPRLSLFIALAVVIAATVLARG
- a CDS encoding SUMF1/EgtB/PvdO family nonheme iron enzyme — encoded protein: MIRHRAVLGLLVIATLVGLLAKPAIGDATEESSSGRIAALAHGSPMMTVAEGLFLIGTARTAQTSFSLEFPYDDTEQPQRRVWLDRFDIDRDEVSLGEFLLWLQQQQRPIPEEIRKLIDHMTTVHAVSPATLTRWPALYVTWAEASDFCRARDKRLPTEAEWEKAARGDHGNLFPWGQQPPAPGVAMFGQYHVHEIPIVAAVDSGEEGRSPYGLHHMAGNAAEWVQDWFGIDYYATMPDRNPRGVGQGRYKVVRGGSWKSAPVLLRTATRSGAAPQQRASTIGFRCARPAR
- a CDS encoding formylglycine-generating enzyme family protein, coding for MALVPAGEFTMGSTMSPDERPVHRVYLNAFYMDKYHVTVGQYAKYLVATDLEAPPEWDIMNQPQHQKRPVVNVSWSDAATYCKWAGKRLPTEAEWEKAARGTDGRLYPWGNEAPTRLHANFGKKEWANHMALVPVGMFEMGKSPYGIYDMAGNAWEWVNDWYDHDYYKKSPAKNPQGPTTGKSKVVRGGNWLYIQEFLRSSFRFNAEPSSRQFGYGFRCAKNS